Proteins encoded in a region of the Strix uralensis isolate ZFMK-TIS-50842 chromosome Z, bStrUra1, whole genome shotgun sequence genome:
- the AGTPBP1 gene encoding cytosolic carboxypeptidase 1 isoform X2, translating into MTSVSTGSRTMSLLSQLEKINLDSVLGEADNARYVTSKILHLVQSQEKTKKEMTSKGSTGIEVILSTLENTKDPQTILNILNILIEVVSVGGGRRANVLVTKGGTQILLQLLLTASKDSPPNEELMVLLHTLLAKIGPKDKKIGMKARINGALNISLNLVKQNLQNHRLILPCLQVLRVYSTNSVNAVSLGKNGVVELMFKIVGPFSKKNTSLIKVALDTLAALLKSKTNARRAVDRGYVQVLLTIYVDWHRHDSRHRYMLIRKGVLQCIKSVTNIKLGRKAFIDANGMKILYNTSQECLAVRTLDPLVNTSSLIMRKCFPKNRLPLPTIKSAFHFQLPIIPASGPVAQLYNLPPDVDDVVDESDDNEDAETESEIETENDDDKDQHFKNDDIETDINKLKPRQELGRPVEELKMYEQFFPELSENFQECDLVSKEPKPFVSDANLSGPIVVPTAGEEHSAEANQSTKGVALKESNPVLTEEYNKRPAFLELPKKDSIKDGSLHEQNDQRNLLPSCHCLSQEIVKGLDRISLQNSAKNDQYYGTGCVIKKESKTSLTTLSCSKPCEHVSPCGSSLFEGSSVHLGKLCCTGVDSEEEDSRSSSSGEQVMLEVSDVSPIHDCDLYIEMVKTTKSIPEYSEVAYPDYFGHIPPPFKEPILERPYGVQRTKISQDIERLIHQNDIIDRVVYDLDNLSCSVPEEADVLKFNSKFESGNLRKVIQIRKNEYDLILNSDINSNHYHQWFYFEVSGMKTGIGYRFNIINCEKSNSQFNYGMQPLMYSVQEALCSRPCWTRVGTDICYYKNHFSRSSIAAGGQKGKSYYTITFTVTFQHKDDVCYFAYHYPYTYSTLKMHLQKLESLHNPQQIYFRQDVLCETLAGNSCPLVTITAMPESNYCEHICQFRNRPYVFLSARVHPGETNASWVMKGTLEYLMSNNPSAQCLRESYIFKIIPMLNPDGVINGNHRCSLSGEDLNRQWQNPNPDLHPTIYHAKGLLQYLAAIKRLPLVYCDYHGHSRKKNVFMYGCSIKETMWHTNVNAASCDLMEDPGYRALPKILSQTAPAFCMGSCSFVVEKSKESTARVVVWREIGVQRSYTMESTLCGCDQGKYKGLQIGTRELEEMGAKFCIGLLRLKRMTSPLEYNLPSSLLDIENELIESSCKVTSPTTYVLDEDEPRFLEEVDYSAESNDDQDVELADNAGDYEATNQEDGLSDSDSTRILLS; encoded by the exons ATGACAAG tgTTTCTACCGGTTCTCGGACTATGTCTCTGCTATCACAGCTGGAGAAGATCAATTTGGATTCTGTACTAGGAGAAGCAGACAATGCCAGATATGTTACCTCAAAGATCCTTCATCTGGTTCAGAGTCAAG AAAAAACCAAGAAAGAGATGACTTCTAAGGGCTCCACTGGAATAGAAGTTATTTTGTCAACCCTAGAG AATACTAAAGATCCTCAAACTATTCTAAATATATTGAATATTCTCATTGAGGTTGTCTCAGTTG GTGGTGGTCGGAGAGCAAACGTCTTAGTCACTAAAGGAGGGACACAGATCTTATTGCAGCTGCTTTTGACTGCCAGCAAAGACTCTCCACCAAATGAAGAATTAATGGTGCTTCTTCATACTCTTCTAGCAAAAATTGGTCCAAAAG ATAAAAAGATTGGCATGAAAGCAAGAATTAATGGTGCCCTAAACATATCATTGAATTTAGTGAAGCAGAATTTGCAAAACCACAGGCTAATATTGCCATGTCTTCAAGTATTAAGAGTTTACTCAACCAACT CTGTAAATGCAGTGTCCTTGGGAAAGAATGGAGTAGTAGAACTGATGTTTAAGATCGTTGGCCCTTTTAGTAAAAAGAACACTAGCCTTATAAA GGTTGCTTTAGACACACTTGCTGCATTGCTAAAATCAA AAACAAATGCCAGGAGAGCAGTAGACAGAGGATATGTGCAGGTGCTTTTAACGATTTATGTTGATTGGCACCGTCATGATAGTCGACACAGATATATGCTGATACGTAAAGGAGTTTTACAGTGCATTAAAAGTGTTACGAACATCAAATTGGGAAGAAAAGCATTCATTGATGCCAATGGGATGAAAATTCTTTACAACACTTCACAA GAGTGCCTTGCAGTAAGAACTCTTGATCCCCTTGTCAACACATCCAGCCTAataatgagaaaatgttttcctaaaaatCGTCTTCCTTTACCAACTATTAAAAGTGCTTTCCATTTCCAACTCCCAATTATTCCTGCCAGTGGTCCTGTGGCTCAGCTGTACAATCTGCCTCCTGATG TGGATGATGTAGTAGATGAAAGTGATGATAACGAGGATGCTGAAACAGAATCAGAAATTGAAACCGAAAATGATGATGACAAGGACCAACATTTTAAG AATGATGATATTGAGACTGATATTAATAAACTGAAACCTAGACAGGAATTGGGAAGACCCGTAGAAGAACTGAAAATGTATGAGCAATTTTTCCCAGaactttcagaaaactttcaG GAATGTGACTTAGTTTCCAAGGAACCAAAGCCTTTTGTATCTGATGCAAATCTGAGTGGACCTATTGTTGTTCCTACAGCAGGAGAGGAGCACTCTGCTGAAGCAAACCAGTCAACAAAAGGAGTTGCTTTGAAGGAGAGCAATCCTGTATTGACAGAGGAATACAATAAAAGGCCAGCCTTTCTGGAACTACCAAAGAAAGATAGTATCAAAGACGGTAGTTTACATGAACAAAATGATCAAAGAAACCTGCTTCCATCATGCCACTGTCTAAGCCAAGAAATTGTGAAAGGCTTGGACAGAATCAGTCTGCAGAACAGTGCAAAGAATGATCAGTATTATGGTACAGGGTGTGTaataaagaaggaaagcaaaactaGCCTTACCACACTTTCTTGTAGTAAACCTTGTGAACATGTTTCACCCTGTGGAAGTAGCCTCTTTGAAGGATCATCTGTTCATCTGGGAAAACTCTGCTGCACTGGAGTGGATTCGGAGGAGGAGGATTCCAGATCTAGTTCATCAGGGGAACAAGTCATGCTTGAGGTTTCTGATGTATCACCAATTCATGACTGTGATCTTTATATTGAAATGGTAAAAACCACAAAGTCTATTCCTGAATATTCAGAAGTGGCCTATCCAGATTATTTTGGCCATATTCCACCCCCATTTAAGGAGCCTATTCTGGAAAGGCCATATGGAGTGCAGAG gaCAAAAATCTCTCAAGATATTGAAAGACTGATTCATCAAAATGACATTATAGACAGAGTTGTGTATGATCTTGATAATTTGAG TTGTTCAGTACCAGAGGAAGCAGATGTTTTGAAGTTTAATTCCAAATTTGAATCTGGAAACCTGCGCAAAGTTATTCAGATCAGAAA AAACGAGTATGATCTAATTCTGAATTCAGACATAAATAGCAATCATTATCATCAGTGGTTTtactttgaagtcagtggaatgaAAACTGGCATTGGTTACCGGTTTAACATCATCAACTGTGAAAAGTCAAACAGTCAGTTTAACTACG gtatGCAGCCCCTCATGTATTCTGTTCAAGAAGCATTATGTTCTCGACCATGTTGGACTCGTGTCGGGACAGATATTTGTTACTATAA GAATCACTTTTCAAGAAGTTCAATTGCTGCTGGAGGTCAGAAAGGAAAATCTTATTACACAATTACATTCACAGTGACTTTCCAACATAAAGATGATGTCTGCTACTTTGCTTACCATTATCCATATACATACTCAACTTTAAAG ATGCATCTTCAGAAGCTGGAATCTCTGCACAACCCTCAACAGATATATTTTCGACAAGACGTTCTCTGTGAGACCCTGGCTGGCAACAGTTGTCCCTTAGTCACTATTACAGCCATGCCAGAGTCCAATTATTGTGAACACATCTGTCAGTTCA GGAATCGTCCTTATGTTTTCCTATCTGCTCGTGTACATCCTGGAGAGACTAATGCAAGCTGGGTTATGAAAGGAACACTGGAATACCTTATGAGCAATAATCCAAGTGCCCAATGTTTACGAGAatcttacattttcaaaattattcccATGCTCAATCCAGATGGTGTCATCAATGGAAA CCACCGTTGCTCTTTAAGTGGAGAAGATTTAAACAGACAGTGGCAAAATCCAAATCCAGATCTGCATCCCACTATTTACCATGCTAAAGGGTTACTGCAATATCTGGCTGCTATAAAACGTTTACCTTTG GTCTACTGTGATTATCATGGTCACTCTCgtaaaaagaatgtatttatgTATGGCTGCAGCATCAAAGAGACAATGTGGCACACAAATGTTAATGCTGCCTCTTGTGACCTGATGGAAGACCCTGGTTACAGG GCACTCCCCAAGATTCTGAGTCAAACTGCCCCAGCATTCTGCATGGGCAGCTGCAGCTTTGTAGTGGAAAAGTCCAAGGAATCAACAGCGCGAGTTGTTGTCTGGAGAGAAATAGGAGTACAAAGGAGCTACACAATGGAAAGCACGTTATGTGGATGTGACCAGGGCAAATATAAG